A segment of the Chloroflexota bacterium genome:
TTTCACCTCGTGATGGATAGTCATCAGCGTTAGGTGAATACAGCATAGGTGCAGCGGTAAGGCTCAACTCTTCCCCCAGCACAGCGATAGCCTCCGGCACAGTAACCGGGAACCTGGCCAAGGGTGCGCCGTGCTGGGCCAAATGCATTGCCAACTGCGATACTTGGGGCAAGCGTAACATCGCCTGAGCGTTCAATGTTGCGTCGGAGAATATTGCTGCTGGCGGGCCCTCTGCGATGAGTTCTCCCCGGTGTAAGACAAAAACGCGATCGGCAAACTCAGCCACTTCCTCCGCCCGGTCGGTGGCCATCACGACGGTCATGCCGTGTTGCCGGTTCAAGGCTTTCGTCACCGAGAAAATCTCATAACTGCCCACGGGGTCCAATTGCGAAGTGGCTTCGTCGAGCACTAACACTTCAGGCCGCATAGCCAAGGCAGCCGCAATGGCTAACCGTTGTTTCTCTCCGCCGGAGAGGGTGCTGGGCAGGCGATTTTCATAGCCCTCCAGCCGCACCACACGCAAGGCCCAGACAACACGTTGCAAGATCTCATCCCGCGGCAGACCCAGGTTCTCCGGACCAAATGCCACCTCGTGAAGCACGGTGGTGGTGAAAAGTTGCGTCTCTGGGTCCTCCAAGACGATGCCCACTCGCTGTGCCAGTTCTGGAACGCCGACTTGCTGCGTGTCGAACCCGCAAATGATGACAGAGCCACTCATTCGCCCTCCGCGGGAGTTAGGGAGGACACCGTTGAGTGTCTGGCAGAAGGTGCTCTTGCCAGCGCCGTTCTCGCCCAGAATGGCGACGAATTCCCCGCGATAGATGGTCAGCGTCAGATCGCGCAAGGCGTAGTCTTTGCCCCGCGGGTAGCGATACGATAGATTACGCACGATGATAACAGGCTCCCGGTCGTTCACGCTTTCTCCGATATTCGCCTCATAAGGCAAAATTCAGCGCCAGGATGCCAAGGCCATAGATGATGAGCATGATCAGGAAAATCCAATCCCAAGTGGTCATACGGATATCTTGGATGTAGGTGCGATTGCGCCACGCGCCGAAAGCGCGTGCATCCATAGCCACGGACATCAGTTGGGCCCGGCGCATAGCCCCAATGACCAGCGGAATGACCAATGGCGGGTAGGCGAGAATCTTCTGTAACATATTGCCTTTCTCAAACACGGTTAGGGCACGTAGCCGTTGGGCATCCATAATCGTGCGAGCCTCGTCGCGCAGGACAGGGACCAGGTTCAGTGCGGTGGTGATAGTGTAGGCGAGTTGGTAGGGTAGGCCCAGACGCACTAAACCCAAGACCAGGGAGTGTATCGGTGTAGTCAGAGTCACCAGTGGCAGGAGGGAGACCATAGCCAGGAGACGGGTAGCAAGCAGGAGCCCAAAGAGGATGCCCTCGCGCGTGAGGATACCCAGGCCACCGAAAAGGGGCACCCAGCGAGGGATTAGCGGACCAAAGTAGGCAGTAACGCCGGGGTAAAGGAACGCCTGCACGATCAAGAGGAAGGCAAGGAACCCGACCATAACCCGGTAGTAACCGTAAAGAACGCGCAGCGGCAAGCCCGCCCCTACCCAGATGAAGAATATCGTAACCAGGACGGTGGAAGCCGACCACAGATTGTTTGTCGCAAAAATCACTGCCGTGAAAATCGCCAGGAATGCGAGTTTGACTCGTGGGTCGATGCGGTGAAGGAAACTCTCACCTGCCTGATATTGCACAGCCACACTCATAGTACCGGTCTCTTCCGGGCCACAAACCGCCCCCAACCGCTCTGACCGACGAATTCGCCCTTTTGGACAACGACCCTTCCCCTTGAGAGCACTGTGTCCGGATAACCGCGCAGCCGCAGGCCCTCGTATGGGCAATAATCCACGTGTTGGTGCAGTGTCTGGTAGGAGAGCGTTACCTCGCGCTGCGGGTCGAAGATCACCAGGTCCGCATCGGCGCCGATAGCGATGCTGCCCTTCTGTGGTGCCAGGCCGAAAATGCGCGCCGGGGCGGTGCAACAAACCTCTACCCACCGCTGGAGGGAGAGACGACCTGCCCCCACTCCGAACGTGTAGAGAAGTGCCAGCCGTGTTTCTACACCGGGAATACCCCCGGGAATGCGCGAGAAGTCGTGGCGGCCCAGTTCCTTCTGTCCGACAAAGAAGAATGGGCAGTGGTCAGTCGCTACCACTTGGAGCACCCCATAGCGCAGTGCGTTCCACAACGCCTCCTGGTCAGCCGCCGAGCGGGGCGGTGGCGACATCACGAATTTAGCGCCCTCGAAGTCGGGGCGGTCGTATTCGTCTGCGGTCAGGAGGAGGTACTGCGGACAAGTTTCACCGTAAGCAGCCTGTCCCCGGGTCTGAGCACGTTCGACAACGGCAAGTGCCTCTTTGCAGGAAACATGAACGATGTACAGCGGTGTAGCGGTGAGGGCTGCAAGAGCCAGGACGCGGCCGGTGGCCTCGCCTTCCATCAAGGCTGGGCGGGTGAGAGGGTGGTAGCGGGGTTCGGTGTGCCCTTGGCGGCGGAAGCGCTCCACGAGGTATGCAATGGCGGCGTGATTTTCGGCGTGGACGATTGGCAGTGCGCCGTGTTGACCCAAGGCAGCGAGCACTCGCAGGAGTTGCTCATCTCGCAGCCGCAGGCCCTCGTAGGCCATGTACAGTTTGAAGGTGGTGCAACCCGCGTCTACGACCGCGGGTATCTCGGCCAGAGTCTCCTTGTCATCGTTGGCCAGCGTCATGTGCAGTCCATAGTCAATGGCCACGCGATCGTCGGCTTCGGCGCGGCGTGCCGCCAGAGCCTCCAAGAGGGACTGGCCACCCTTCGCCTCCACGAAGTCCACAATGGTCGTCGTGCCTCCGCAGGCAGCAGCGATGGTGCCAGTGGCGAAATCATCACTGGACACCGTGCCTGCGA
Coding sequences within it:
- the hydA gene encoding dihydropyrimidinase, which encodes MDTVIKGSTIVTAAETYQADVGIVGERIAAIGHDLRGENILDATGKYLIPGAIDPHVHMQLPVAGTVSSDDFATGTIAAACGGTTTIVDFVEAKGGQSLLEALAARRAEADDRVAIDYGLHMTLANDDKETLAEIPAVVDAGCTTFKLYMAYEGLRLRDEQLLRVLAALGQHGALPIVHAENHAAIAYLVERFRRQGHTEPRYHPLTRPALMEGEATGRVLALAALTATPLYIVHVSCKEALAVVERAQTRGQAAYGETCPQYLLLTADEYDRPDFEGAKFVMSPPPRSAADQEALWNALRYGVLQVVATDHCPFFFVGQKELGRHDFSRIPGGIPGVETRLALLYTFGVGAGRLSLQRWVEVCCTAPARIFGLAPQKGSIAIGADADLVIFDPQREVTLSYQTLHQHVDYCPYEGLRLRGYPDTVLSRGRVVVQKGEFVGQSGWGRFVARKRPVL
- a CDS encoding ATP-binding cassette domain-containing protein, with product MNDREPVIIVRNLSYRYPRGKDYALRDLTLTIYRGEFVAILGENGAGKSTFCQTLNGVLPNSRGGRMSGSVIICGFDTQQVGVPELAQRVGIVLEDPETQLFTTTVLHEVAFGPENLGLPRDEILQRVVWALRVVRLEGYENRLPSTLSGGEKQRLAIAAALAMRPEVLVLDEATSQLDPVGSYEIFSVTKALNRQHGMTVVMATDRAEEVAEFADRVFVLHRGELIAEGPPAAIFSDATLNAQAMLRLPQVSQLAMHLAQHGAPLARFPVTVPEAIAVLGEELSLTAAPMLYSPNADDYPSRGESGSHS
- a CDS encoding energy-coupling factor transporter transmembrane protein EcfT, yielding MSVAVQYQAGESFLHRIDPRVKLAFLAIFTAVIFATNNLWSASTVLVTIFFIWVGAGLPLRVLYGYYRVMVGFLAFLLIVQAFLYPGVTAYFGPLIPRWVPLFGGLGILTREGILFGLLLATRLLAMVSLLPLVTLTTPIHSLVLGLVRLGLPYQLAYTITTALNLVPVLRDEARTIMDAQRLRALTVFEKGNMLQKILAYPPLVIPLVIGAMRRAQLMSVAMDARAFGAWRNRTYIQDIRMTTWDWIFLIMLIIYGLGILALNFAL